The following are from one region of the Acipenser ruthenus chromosome 19, fAciRut3.2 maternal haplotype, whole genome shotgun sequence genome:
- the LOC117424375 gene encoding cytochrome c oxidase assembly protein COX11, mitochondrial, with translation MLWRDLSAILRQPLSWAKNSAIRTAVPCQLCSKGIQNLTATKPLLHCCPGQLLSQRTGSQPLWTQVRGMKSRRNPHTESQQEEWRKRNKTILTYIAAAGVGMIGISYAAVPLYRLYCQASGLGGTAVVGHDAEKVESMTPVKDRILKITFNADVHAGLQWNFRPQQTEVYVSPGETALAFYKAKNPTDKPVIGISTYNVVPFEAGQYFNKIQCFCFEEQRLNPNEEVDMPVFFYIDPEFDDDPRMARVDTITLSYTFFEAKEGQKLPLPGYS, from the exons ATGCTGTGGAGGGACCTGTCTGCCATCCTCCGCCAGCCTTTATCCTGGGCAAAGAACTCTGCGATTCGAACAGCAGTGCCTTGTCAGCTCTGCAGCAAGGGGATACAAAACTTAACAGCAACAAAACCACTGCTGCACTGCTGTCCTGGGCAGCTCCTTTCACAGAGGACGGGTTCCCAACCGCTGTGGACGCAGGTCCGGGGAATGAAAAGCCGTAGAAACCCTCACACTGAGAGCCAGCAGGAGGAGTGGAGGAAAAGGAACAAGACCATCCTGACTTACATCGCAGCTGCCGGAGTGGGGATGATTGGCATATCCTATGCAGCTGTGCCTCTGTACAGGTTGTACTGCCAG GCTTCAGGACTCGGTGGGACTGCAGTAGTGGGCCACGATGCTGAAAAGGTGGAGTCCATGACTCCTGTGAAGGACCGCATCCTCAAGATAACCTTCAACGCAGACGTACACGCGGGCTTGCAGTGGAACTTCCGCCCCCAGCAGACTGAAGTATAT GTTTCCCCAGGTGAAACTGCTTTAGCCTTTTATAAAGCAAAAAATCCCACCGACAAACCTGTGATTGGAATCTCTACCTACAATGTGGTCCCCTTTGAAGCTGGACAGTACTTTAATAAAATACAG TGCTTCTGCTTTGAGGAGCAGAGGTTGAACCCGAACGAGGAGGTGGACATGCCCGTGTTCTTCTACATCGACCCCGAGTTCGACGATGACCCCAGAATGGCGCGAGTGGACACCATCACACTGTCCTACACGTTCTTCGAAGCAAAGGAAGGGCAGAAGCTGCCACTGCCTGGATATAGCTGA